The Mugil cephalus isolate CIBA_MC_2020 chromosome 19, CIBA_Mcephalus_1.1, whole genome shotgun sequence genome has a window encoding:
- the znf618 gene encoding zinc finger protein 618 isoform X5, with protein MSAQEAPNPGKEQADGGSAATDASAAQSSSPPPVTVKKEPGTSETSNGKASDANPAEICVVIGGNDRGAGGGGSRRAQTEGSYVCGVCGKKYKYYNCFQTHVRAHRESESMVADGLPQTPNSNFRYSCDICGKKYKYYSCFQEHRDLHAVDDPYEQVVLPVDGLKEEEPVEPYQKIGPKTGSYVCEFCGKQYKYFNPYQEHVALHTPMGSFDLKSSRVQECGSMDIGKFGHSQTSKIKNSPFRRKLESAIQSSLVDTNSSQNSSGTPSPLVASTFSTTQKPYTCGACGIQFQFYNNLLEHMQSHAADNENHTKGDSPKASSASGPQEQLWRGSPAQAHSSVKLQIQPQSIPQRNHALSQNNGLPEKERQQVAERLLRVMCSDLSMLNVLNSKDFLKLAQTLVDTGARHGAYSTRDALGNMSALALRQLPRMYNQVKVKVTCALGSNASLGIAVTCHSQTSGPDACFVLTAYQVEGSRLKRYVLGVREAELREGPEQVHHWVQNVLSEFVMSDIRTVYVSEPRVWAAGFGGSPLGGGGRGRICLRCAGCSLGAVVQAVLGKRSLQARGLHELAELLSTCRDISSSTTLTLRDEQFTNTSTSTTEEGSQGSPAQCPTPPCWDRTAEALLQVHAHFEHICEAYGRSKATAPVLQGLNKHLLSTLACLLAPLRLAALELSSQRRPTLQQVLPVYLRLEKFFTSKAGEAGTGTASKLCHYFLEALKENFKVERAHQVAMVLDPQLKLRSVPAYQHEDIISRACEMASEPRDGGMTSGGGSGGEERDADGPPTPKISRVEGSATNSASSRGTSCSVSGNDESQSQVRQEIFQYLAEPLLQGTPDLFQYWSSTVGEKFPRLARLALWLLAVPAVGIRSECVTVCEQSLAMKRRQQVTAEEMNKLIFLRSNMG; from the exons ATGAGTGCACAAGAGGCGCCGAATCCTGGGAAGGAGCAGGCAGACGGTGGGAGTGCAGCCACAGACGCCTCAGCGGCCCAGAGTAGCAGTCCACCACCTGTGACTGTAAAGAAAGAGCCTGGCACCTCAGAGACGAGCAATGGGAAAGCCAGTGATGCCAACCCTGCTGAAAtctgtgttgttattggggggAACGATCGAGGAGCAGGCGGAGGTGGATCCCGTAGAGCGCAGACCGAGG GTTCCTATGTGTGCGGGGTATGTGGGAAGAAGTACAAGTATTACAACTGCTTTCAGACGCACGTCAGGGCACACAGAG AATCAGAGAGCATGGTTGCAGATGGTCTGCCCCAGACACCCAACA gcAACTTCCGTTACTCCTGTGACATTTGTGGCAAGAAGTATAAATACTACAGTTGCTTCCAGGAGCACCGTGACCTGCATGCAGTTGACG atcCATATGAACAGGTGGTGTTACCTGTGGACGGCCTTAAAGAAGAGGAGCCAGTTGAACCCTATCAGAAAATTGGACCAA aaACCGGAAGCTATGTTTGTGAGTTCTGCGGGAAGCAGTACAAGTACTTCAACCCGTACCAGGAGCACGTCGCGCTTCACACACCAATGG GCTCATTTGATTTGAAGTCATCACGGGTACAAGAATGCGGAAGCATGGACATCGGTAAATTTGGCCACAGCCaaaccagtaaaataaaaa ACAGCCCGTTCAGGCGGAAACTGGAAAGCGCGATTCAGTCTAGTCTGGTTGACACAAACAGTTCGCAGAACTCAAGTG GAACTCCGAGCCCTCTGGTGGCCAGCACATTCTCTACAACACAGA AACCGTACACTTGTGGTGCCTGTGGCATCCAGTTCCAGTTCTACAACAACCTGCTGGAACACATGCAGTCCCATGCTG CCGATAATGAGAACCACACCAAAGGGGACTCACCCAAAGCCTCTTCAGCCTCAGGGCCTCAGGAGCAGTTGTGGAGAGGTTCTCCGGCTCAGGCCCATTCCTCAGTTAAACTACAAATCCAGCCTCAAAGTATCCCCCAGAGGAACCATGCACTCAGCC AGAATAACGGACTACCTGAGAAGGAACGACAGCAGGTGGCTGAGCGCCTATTACGGGTAATGTGTTCAGACCTAAGCATGCTAAACGTGCTCAACAGCAAGGACTTCCTGAAGTTGGCACAGACCCTAGTGGATACAGGTGCCCGCCATGGTGCCTACTCCACCCGTGATGCTCTTGGCAACATGAGTGCCTTGGCACTGCGCCAGCTGCCCCGCATGTACAACCAAGTGAAAGTCAAGGTCACGTGTGCTCTGGGCTCCAATGCTTCGCTCGGCATCGCCGTCACCTGCCACTCCCAGACGTCTGGCCCCGACGCTTGCTTCGTTCTGACGGCCTACCAGGTGGAGGGCTCCAGACTGAAACGCTACGTGCTCGGCGTAAGGGAGGCCGAGCTGAGGGAAGGGCCCGAGCAGGTTCACCACTGGGTGCAGAACGTGCTGTCTGAGTTCGTCATGTCAGACATTCGCACCGTGTACGTCTCCGAGCCCAGAGTGTGGGCAGCGGGATTTGGAGGATCACCGCTGGGAGGCGGCGGCCGGGGGAGGATATGCCTGCGATGCGCTGGGTGTTCACTCGGTGCCGTCGTTCAGGCTGTCCTCGGCAAGCGCAGCCTCCAGGCCAGAGGGCTCCACGAGTTAGCCGAGCTCCTGTCGACGTGCAGAGATATTTCCTCCTCAACCACGCTGACCCTTCGCGACGAGCAGTTCACCAACACGTCCACAAGCACAACCGAGGAAGGTTCACAGGGCAGCCCTGCACAATGCCCCACCCCTCCTTGCTGGGATCGTACCGCTGAAGCGCTCCTCCAGGTCCACGCCCACTTCGAACATATTTGCGAGGCTTACGGTCGCAGTAAGGCCACAGCTCCAGTCCTCCAGGGTCTCAACAAGCATCTGCTTAGCACACTGGCCTGTCTGCTGGCACCACTACGCCTGGCGGCTCTGGAGCTGAGCAGCCAGAGGAGACCAACCTTACAACAGGTGCTGCCCGTCTACCTGCGCTTGGAGAAGTTTTTTACATCTAAAGCGGGAGAGGCTGGAACCGGCACAGCTAGCAAACTCTGCCACTATTTCCTAGAAGCACTCAAGGAAAACTTCAAG GTTGAACGAGCTCACCAGGTAGCCATGGTCCTAGACCCACAGCTCAAGCTCCGTTCGGTGCCGGCCTATCAGCATGAAGACATAATTTCCCGCGCATGTGAAATGGCGTCCGAACCCAGGGATGGAGGTATGACAAGCGGTGGAGGTTCAGGTGGCGAGGAGCGGGACGCCGATGGCCCACCCACCCCGAAAATAAGCCGCGTGGAGGGAAGCGCAACCAACAGCGCCTCCTCAAGGGGGACCTCTTGCTCAGTGTCTGGTAACGATGAGAGTCAGAGCCAGGTCAGGCAGGAGATTTTTCAATACCTGGCCGAGCCTCTTCTCCAGGGTACACCAGATCTCTTCCAGTACTGGAGCTCAACGGTGGGCGAGAAGTTCCCCAGGCTCGCTCGCCTGGCGCTGTGGCTCCTGGCGGTGCCGGCCGTGGGCATACGGAGCGAGTGCGTGACTGTGTGCGAGCAGAGCCTGGCCATgaagaggaggcagcaggtCACTGCTGAGGAGATGAACAAACTAATTTTCCTTCGCTCTAACATGGGCTAg
- the znf618 gene encoding zinc finger protein 618 isoform X4 yields MSAQEAPNPGKEQADGGSAATDASAAQSSSPPPVTVKKEPGTSETSNGKASDANPAEICVVIGGNDRGAGGGGSRRAQTEGMFALGTPPPTKSTDSCIGSYVCGVCGKKYKYYNCFQTHVRAHRESESMVADGLPQTPNSNFRYSCDICGKKYKYYSCFQEHRDLHAVDDPYEQVVLPVDGLKEEEPVEPYQKIGPKTGSYVCEFCGKQYKYFNPYQEHVALHTPMGSFDLKSSRVQECGSMDIGKFGHSQTSKIKNSPFRRKLESAIQSSLVDTNSSQNSSGTPSPLVASTFSTTQKPYTCGACGIQFQFYNNLLEHMQSHAADNENHTKGDSPKASSASGPQEQLWRGSPAQAHSSVKLQIQPQSIPQRNHALSQNNGLPEKERQQVAERLLRVMCSDLSMLNVLNSKDFLKLAQTLVDTGARHGAYSTRDALGNMSALALRQLPRMYNQVKVKVTCALGSNASLGIAVTCHSQTSGPDACFVLTAYQVEGSRLKRYVLGVREAELREGPEQVHHWVQNVLSEFVMSDIRTVYVSEPRVWAAGFGGSPLGGGGRGRICLRCAGCSLGAVVQAVLGKRSLQARGLHELAELLSTCRDISSSTTLTLRDEQFTNTSTSTTEEGSQGSPAQCPTPPCWDRTAEALLQVHAHFEHICEAYGRSKATAPVLQGLNKHLLSTLACLLAPLRLAALELSSQRRPTLQQVLPVYLRLEKFFTSKAGEAGTGTASKLCHYFLEALKENFKVERAHQVAMVLDPQLKLRSVPAYQHEDIISRACEMASEPRDGGMTSGGGSGGEERDADGPPTPKISRVEGSATNSASSRGTSCSVSGNDESQSQVRQEIFQYLAEPLLQGTPDLFQYWSSTVGEKFPRLARLALWLLAVPAVGIRSECVTVCEQSLAMKRRQQVTAEEMNKLIFLRSNMG; encoded by the exons ATGAGTGCACAAGAGGCGCCGAATCCTGGGAAGGAGCAGGCAGACGGTGGGAGTGCAGCCACAGACGCCTCAGCGGCCCAGAGTAGCAGTCCACCACCTGTGACTGTAAAGAAAGAGCCTGGCACCTCAGAGACGAGCAATGGGAAAGCCAGTGATGCCAACCCTGCTGAAAtctgtgttgttattggggggAACGATCGAGGAGCAGGCGGAGGTGGATCCCGTAGAGCGCAGACCGAGGGTATGTTTGCCCTTGGTACTCCTCCACCAACGAAGAGCACAGACTCATGCATAG GTTCCTATGTGTGCGGGGTATGTGGGAAGAAGTACAAGTATTACAACTGCTTTCAGACGCACGTCAGGGCACACAGAG AATCAGAGAGCATGGTTGCAGATGGTCTGCCCCAGACACCCAACA gcAACTTCCGTTACTCCTGTGACATTTGTGGCAAGAAGTATAAATACTACAGTTGCTTCCAGGAGCACCGTGACCTGCATGCAGTTGACG atcCATATGAACAGGTGGTGTTACCTGTGGACGGCCTTAAAGAAGAGGAGCCAGTTGAACCCTATCAGAAAATTGGACCAA aaACCGGAAGCTATGTTTGTGAGTTCTGCGGGAAGCAGTACAAGTACTTCAACCCGTACCAGGAGCACGTCGCGCTTCACACACCAATGG GCTCATTTGATTTGAAGTCATCACGGGTACAAGAATGCGGAAGCATGGACATCGGTAAATTTGGCCACAGCCaaaccagtaaaataaaaa ACAGCCCGTTCAGGCGGAAACTGGAAAGCGCGATTCAGTCTAGTCTGGTTGACACAAACAGTTCGCAGAACTCAAGTG GAACTCCGAGCCCTCTGGTGGCCAGCACATTCTCTACAACACAGA AACCGTACACTTGTGGTGCCTGTGGCATCCAGTTCCAGTTCTACAACAACCTGCTGGAACACATGCAGTCCCATGCTG CCGATAATGAGAACCACACCAAAGGGGACTCACCCAAAGCCTCTTCAGCCTCAGGGCCTCAGGAGCAGTTGTGGAGAGGTTCTCCGGCTCAGGCCCATTCCTCAGTTAAACTACAAATCCAGCCTCAAAGTATCCCCCAGAGGAACCATGCACTCAGCC AGAATAACGGACTACCTGAGAAGGAACGACAGCAGGTGGCTGAGCGCCTATTACGGGTAATGTGTTCAGACCTAAGCATGCTAAACGTGCTCAACAGCAAGGACTTCCTGAAGTTGGCACAGACCCTAGTGGATACAGGTGCCCGCCATGGTGCCTACTCCACCCGTGATGCTCTTGGCAACATGAGTGCCTTGGCACTGCGCCAGCTGCCCCGCATGTACAACCAAGTGAAAGTCAAGGTCACGTGTGCTCTGGGCTCCAATGCTTCGCTCGGCATCGCCGTCACCTGCCACTCCCAGACGTCTGGCCCCGACGCTTGCTTCGTTCTGACGGCCTACCAGGTGGAGGGCTCCAGACTGAAACGCTACGTGCTCGGCGTAAGGGAGGCCGAGCTGAGGGAAGGGCCCGAGCAGGTTCACCACTGGGTGCAGAACGTGCTGTCTGAGTTCGTCATGTCAGACATTCGCACCGTGTACGTCTCCGAGCCCAGAGTGTGGGCAGCGGGATTTGGAGGATCACCGCTGGGAGGCGGCGGCCGGGGGAGGATATGCCTGCGATGCGCTGGGTGTTCACTCGGTGCCGTCGTTCAGGCTGTCCTCGGCAAGCGCAGCCTCCAGGCCAGAGGGCTCCACGAGTTAGCCGAGCTCCTGTCGACGTGCAGAGATATTTCCTCCTCAACCACGCTGACCCTTCGCGACGAGCAGTTCACCAACACGTCCACAAGCACAACCGAGGAAGGTTCACAGGGCAGCCCTGCACAATGCCCCACCCCTCCTTGCTGGGATCGTACCGCTGAAGCGCTCCTCCAGGTCCACGCCCACTTCGAACATATTTGCGAGGCTTACGGTCGCAGTAAGGCCACAGCTCCAGTCCTCCAGGGTCTCAACAAGCATCTGCTTAGCACACTGGCCTGTCTGCTGGCACCACTACGCCTGGCGGCTCTGGAGCTGAGCAGCCAGAGGAGACCAACCTTACAACAGGTGCTGCCCGTCTACCTGCGCTTGGAGAAGTTTTTTACATCTAAAGCGGGAGAGGCTGGAACCGGCACAGCTAGCAAACTCTGCCACTATTTCCTAGAAGCACTCAAGGAAAACTTCAAG GTTGAACGAGCTCACCAGGTAGCCATGGTCCTAGACCCACAGCTCAAGCTCCGTTCGGTGCCGGCCTATCAGCATGAAGACATAATTTCCCGCGCATGTGAAATGGCGTCCGAACCCAGGGATGGAGGTATGACAAGCGGTGGAGGTTCAGGTGGCGAGGAGCGGGACGCCGATGGCCCACCCACCCCGAAAATAAGCCGCGTGGAGGGAAGCGCAACCAACAGCGCCTCCTCAAGGGGGACCTCTTGCTCAGTGTCTGGTAACGATGAGAGTCAGAGCCAGGTCAGGCAGGAGATTTTTCAATACCTGGCCGAGCCTCTTCTCCAGGGTACACCAGATCTCTTCCAGTACTGGAGCTCAACGGTGGGCGAGAAGTTCCCCAGGCTCGCTCGCCTGGCGCTGTGGCTCCTGGCGGTGCCGGCCGTGGGCATACGGAGCGAGTGCGTGACTGTGTGCGAGCAGAGCCTGGCCATgaagaggaggcagcaggtCACTGCTGAGGAGATGAACAAACTAATTTTCCTTCGCTCTAACATGGGCTAg